One genomic window of Paraburkholderia phytofirmans PsJN includes the following:
- a CDS encoding tyrosine-type recombinase/integrase, translating into MPEVRQADILGLHINGRLFRLDLSRYPSSYGTLQKHLLVFLLGEDLHISTCFNVLNAAMHLDVHDVEHIVEAGPTRISTIWMTLRGRQLVVHAYRFVKAVLRLLCRHRLYGWSESYLTYVSTSLPGPATDKYARVRLGDVFLSVDEEAAIVRYLDETSDLIRTSGWSSLPYEALCDAAMVLCSYQFAMRPIQVAMLTMRDVRIWDPEHSGEPTVHLTFLMVKQQGKLRKRPMVRRVKQEWGILFIALVAYADSQGRDGNDRVFGVRSNHEAGSRIARRVASLIGDDACAMDLRHTAAQRLVDAGASHEELAEFMGHSHVQTGLVYYATSATHAERVNRALGASDIYRRVAKIAHDRFISPEELTQLKGEQQIAGVPHGIPIAGIGGCKSGQPACPYNPVTSCYGCRKFMPLHDKTMHERVLAEMREVVIFFDQSSRGDTRSPAYLQLQRTIAEIQAVIEELEGENR; encoded by the coding sequence GTGCCCGAAGTCCGCCAGGCCGATATCCTCGGGCTTCACATTAATGGTCGCCTGTTCCGGCTTGACCTTAGCCGGTACCCTTCTTCGTACGGCACCCTCCAGAAGCATCTGCTGGTCTTCCTGCTGGGTGAAGACCTGCATATCTCGACCTGCTTCAATGTTCTGAACGCAGCAATGCACCTTGATGTTCACGATGTCGAACACATCGTCGAAGCCGGGCCAACCCGCATATCAACGATATGGATGACGCTGCGCGGCCGTCAGTTAGTCGTTCACGCGTATCGTTTCGTCAAGGCTGTGCTGCGTTTACTATGCCGGCATCGCCTGTATGGCTGGTCTGAGTCATATCTGACCTATGTCAGCACTTCCCTGCCCGGCCCCGCAACAGACAAGTATGCCCGTGTGCGATTAGGCGATGTGTTTCTGTCCGTTGACGAGGAAGCCGCGATTGTGCGCTACCTGGACGAAACGTCGGACCTCATCAGGACAAGCGGCTGGTCAAGTCTTCCATACGAGGCACTTTGCGATGCAGCGATGGTGCTCTGTTCCTATCAGTTTGCCATGCGTCCGATTCAGGTCGCGATGCTGACGATGCGTGACGTACGGATATGGGATCCGGAACACAGTGGCGAGCCGACCGTGCATCTCACGTTTCTCATGGTCAAGCAACAGGGGAAGCTTCGAAAGAGACCGATGGTCCGTCGTGTGAAACAGGAATGGGGGATATTGTTCATCGCGCTGGTTGCATATGCAGACTCTCAGGGGCGCGATGGCAATGATCGTGTCTTCGGCGTCAGATCCAATCATGAAGCCGGCTCTCGCATTGCTCGCCGCGTGGCAAGCCTGATCGGCGACGATGCTTGCGCTATGGACCTTCGTCATACCGCAGCGCAGCGACTCGTTGACGCCGGTGCCAGTCATGAGGAGCTCGCTGAATTCATGGGTCATTCGCATGTGCAGACCGGGCTGGTTTACTACGCGACATCGGCCACCCACGCGGAGCGGGTGAACCGGGCGCTCGGTGCGTCGGACATATACCGGCGTGTGGCGAAGATTGCGCACGACCGGTTCATCTCCCCGGAAGAGCTCACCCAACTCAAAGGTGAGCAACAGATTGCCGGCGTGCCTCACGGCATTCCGATCGCCGGTATCGGCGGCTGCAAATCTGGTCAGCCCGCTTGCCCCTACAACCCGGTCACGTCGTGCTACGGATGCAGGAAGTTCATGCCCCTGCACGACAAGACGATGCATGAGCGCGTGCTGGCCGAGATGCGCGAAGTGGTGATCTTCTTCGACCAGAGTTCCCGCGGCGACACAAGGTCGCCGGCCTATCTGCAATTGCAGCGCACGATCGCTGAGATACAGGCAGTCATCGAGGAACTGGAAGGCGAGAATCGATGA
- a CDS encoding helix-turn-helix domain-containing protein, translating into MTELHDLPLRDRWARLRFAVVGPLLAAPPEPGQVRELITALAAKRWRHPVTGDDVQFGRSTVERWFYRARKAAHDPVASLRDRKRPSGAGASLSPQAVQAIRAQYREHPGWTCQLHVDNLKVTLGPANLPSYTTVRRYLRAQGLSRERKPRHTSAGAMLARDRLEKLEVRSFEVEHVNALWHLDFHHGSRKLLTHDGQWITPMLLCVLDDRSRVVCHAQWFLDETARSLIHGLTQALQRRGRPRALMTDNGAAMLAEETTAGLLALGVLHQTTLPYSPYQNAKQETFWARIEGRVMAMLEGEPNLTLELLNQATHAWIEREYHHAHHSEIGGTPLKRYLAGPDVGRECPSSDALRAAFRIDVTRAQRRSDGTVSLAGTRFEIPSAYRHLQRVHLRYARWDLSGVDLVDAGSGAVLCPLRPLDKAANADGQRRRLDAVNVEPPPASAPGIAPLLRQMLADHAATGLPPAWIPANWQEEA; encoded by the coding sequence ATGACTGAACTTCACGATTTACCCCTGCGGGATCGTTGGGCGCGCCTGCGCTTTGCGGTTGTGGGCCCCTTGCTGGCAGCACCGCCTGAACCCGGGCAGGTGCGCGAACTCATCACCGCGCTGGCCGCCAAACGCTGGCGTCATCCCGTCACTGGCGACGATGTCCAGTTCGGCCGCTCCACCGTTGAGCGGTGGTTCTACCGGGCCCGCAAGGCGGCCCACGATCCGGTGGCGAGCCTGCGCGACCGCAAGCGCCCCAGCGGCGCCGGCGCAAGCCTGTCGCCTCAGGCGGTACAGGCGATTCGCGCGCAGTACCGGGAACATCCCGGCTGGACCTGCCAGTTGCACGTCGACAATCTCAAGGTCACGCTCGGCCCGGCGAACCTGCCGTCGTACACGACGGTGCGTCGTTATCTGCGTGCGCAGGGCCTGTCCCGTGAACGCAAGCCGCGTCATACCAGCGCCGGCGCGATGCTCGCACGCGATCGCCTCGAGAAGCTCGAGGTCCGCAGCTTCGAGGTCGAGCACGTCAACGCGCTCTGGCATCTCGATTTCCATCACGGCTCGCGCAAGCTGCTCACGCATGATGGCCAGTGGATCACGCCGATGCTGCTGTGCGTGCTCGATGACCGTTCGCGCGTCGTCTGTCACGCGCAATGGTTTCTCGATGAGACCGCACGTAGTCTGATCCATGGGCTCACCCAGGCGCTCCAGCGTCGTGGCCGGCCTCGCGCACTGATGACCGACAACGGCGCAGCAATGCTTGCCGAGGAGACGACCGCCGGCTTGCTCGCGCTCGGCGTGCTGCACCAGACGACCTTGCCATATTCGCCGTACCAGAACGCGAAGCAGGAAACGTTCTGGGCCCGCATCGAAGGGCGCGTGATGGCCATGCTCGAAGGCGAGCCCAATCTCACGCTCGAACTGCTCAATCAGGCCACCCACGCGTGGATCGAGCGCGAGTACCACCACGCGCATCATTCTGAGATCGGTGGCACGCCGCTCAAACGCTATCTGGCCGGCCCCGATGTGGGCCGCGAATGCCCGTCGAGTGACGCGCTGCGCGCCGCATTCCGTATCGACGTGACGCGCGCCCAGCGGCGCTCGGATGGCACCGTGAGTCTGGCCGGCACGCGCTTCGAGATTCCCTCGGCCTACCGGCACCTGCAGCGCGTGCACCTGCGCTATGCGCGCTGGGACCTGAGCGGCGTCGATCTCGTCGACGCCGGCAGCGGCGCCGTGCTGTGCCCGCTGCGGCCGCTGGACAAGGCCGCCAATGCTGATGGCCAGCGCAGGCGACTCGATGCCGTCAATGTCGAGCCGCCACCGGCCAGTGCGCCCGGCATCGCGCCGCTGCTACGCCAGATGCTGGCCGACCACGCCGCAACCGGGTTGCCGCCAGCCTGGATTCCCGCCAACTGGCAGGAGGAGGCATGA
- a CDS encoding ExeA family protein: MSQRLQALYGLKWNPFSPELPLEALYVPPRVENFCWRIENALVREGGFAMIHGEPGTGKSVVMRVLAEKLERLTDLTVVSINHPQSNLADFYREMGDIFGLELRPHNRWGGFRSLRDRWMSHLQSTRRRPILLIDEAQEMSPGVLNELRLMASARFDSQPLLCVVLAGDTRLTDKLRRDELLPLGSRIRSRLGTEKASADDLLACLEHLLASAGAPQLMTPPLRHTLCEHALGNYRVLTTLANELLTTAAQRELSELDEKLYFEVFAPSTQSSRRTPARQPNGAR; encoded by the coding sequence ATGAGCCAGCGTCTGCAAGCCCTCTACGGCCTGAAGTGGAACCCGTTCTCGCCGGAGCTTCCCCTCGAAGCGCTGTACGTGCCGCCGCGCGTCGAGAACTTCTGCTGGCGCATCGAGAACGCGCTCGTGCGCGAAGGCGGCTTCGCGATGATCCACGGCGAGCCGGGGACCGGCAAGAGCGTGGTCATGCGCGTGCTGGCCGAGAAGCTCGAGCGACTGACCGATCTGACAGTCGTCTCGATCAATCATCCGCAGAGCAACCTTGCCGACTTCTATCGCGAGATGGGCGACATCTTCGGTCTGGAACTCCGGCCGCACAACCGCTGGGGCGGCTTCAGGTCGCTGCGCGACCGGTGGATGTCGCACCTGCAAAGCACGCGCCGGCGCCCAATCCTGCTGATCGACGAAGCGCAGGAAATGAGTCCCGGCGTGCTCAACGAACTGCGGCTCATGGCCAGCGCCCGCTTCGATTCGCAGCCCCTGCTGTGCGTGGTGCTCGCCGGCGACACGCGCCTGACCGACAAGCTGCGGCGCGACGAACTGCTGCCACTGGGCAGCCGTATCCGTTCCCGCCTGGGGACCGAGAAGGCTTCGGCCGACGACCTGCTGGCCTGCCTCGAACATCTGCTCGCCAGCGCCGGCGCCCCGCAGCTGATGACACCGCCGCTGCGCCACACGCTGTGCGAACACGCGCTGGGCAACTACCGCGTGCTCACCACGCTCGCCAACGAACTGCTCACCACCGCCGCGCAGCGGGAACTGTCCGAACTCGACGAGAAGCTGTACTTCGAGGTCTTTGCACCATCAACACAGTCCTCGCGCCGCACGCCAGCGCGTCAACCCAACGGAGCCCGATGA
- a CDS encoding tyrosine-type recombinase/integrase: MFVQISAEAVPRSLRGVLLADSNHVPRYWVSVWLVVAASQWATSTQTMRLRYIENLYEHADRSFRANALDDALSSLDDAQLADILESWFVSLRNQSAATSSNEDRWQTGLTFVTSVVTWLSKSADAKMRQIEARIHRLSTLYSQLHIRQGGRSETVRSLPACVVERLYQILDPESDANPFRRPQTRWRVFIAFVLMLHQGLRRGELLLLTADAIKSSHDRKVNRTRYWLNVRQNGYEEADGDSRYSRPSIKTLHSIRQIPVSDATARLVQIYCENYRGRPSHSFMLNAQTGGPLSTESLTKIFTLISKALPAEVLQELHDRTGKKSVTCHDLRHTCAVLRLHQLLERGDAMDEALQKMRTFFGWSKESDMPSRYARAVFENRLASVWNDEFDDRAAVLRALPQGR; encoded by the coding sequence ATGTTCGTTCAGATCAGCGCCGAGGCCGTGCCGCGTTCGCTACGAGGCGTCCTGCTGGCCGACAGCAATCACGTTCCTCGATACTGGGTCTCAGTCTGGCTGGTCGTCGCTGCGTCACAATGGGCGACGTCTACCCAGACGATGCGGCTAAGGTACATCGAGAACCTCTATGAACACGCTGATCGGTCGTTCCGGGCGAATGCGCTCGATGACGCGCTGTCCAGTCTCGACGACGCCCAGCTCGCAGACATTCTCGAATCGTGGTTTGTCAGCCTGCGCAACCAGTCTGCGGCGACCAGCAGCAACGAGGATCGGTGGCAGACCGGACTGACCTTCGTAACATCGGTGGTCACTTGGCTTTCGAAGTCCGCCGACGCGAAAATGCGGCAGATCGAAGCGCGGATCCATCGGCTGTCGACGCTTTACAGCCAGTTGCACATACGGCAAGGCGGCCGAAGCGAGACAGTCCGATCGCTGCCTGCCTGCGTGGTCGAAAGGCTCTATCAGATACTGGATCCAGAGTCGGACGCCAATCCGTTCCGGCGTCCCCAGACGCGCTGGCGGGTCTTCATTGCATTCGTGCTGATGCTCCATCAGGGGCTGCGCCGGGGCGAACTGTTGCTGCTGACGGCGGATGCCATCAAGAGCAGCCACGACCGCAAGGTCAATCGGACGCGGTACTGGCTGAACGTCCGGCAAAATGGGTATGAAGAAGCAGACGGCGATAGCCGCTACTCGAGACCGAGCATCAAGACGCTCCATTCGATCAGGCAGATACCGGTAAGCGATGCGACGGCGCGGCTCGTGCAGATCTATTGCGAAAATTACCGGGGCCGACCTTCCCATTCGTTCATGCTTAATGCCCAGACTGGCGGTCCTCTGTCCACAGAGTCATTAACCAAGATCTTTACGTTGATATCGAAGGCATTGCCAGCCGAGGTCCTGCAGGAACTGCACGATCGCACCGGGAAAAAGTCGGTGACCTGCCACGACCTCCGGCACACCTGCGCTGTGCTGCGACTTCACCAGTTACTGGAGCGAGGCGACGCGATGGACGAAGCACTACAGAAGATGCGCACGTTCTTCGGCTGGTCAAAAGAATCAGACATGCCCTCGCGCTATGCCAGGGCCGTCTTTGAAAACCGGCTCGCGAGTGTATGGAACGACGAATTCGATGATCGTGCGGCTGTATTGCGCGCGCTTCCACAGGGCCGTTGA
- a CDS encoding alkaline phosphatase family protein: MTALDQIDTIVIVMMENRSFDHALGYLSLNGSQVNGLSADPAWQANFINVYNGKQYPIHALGPAGPAISDPPHDRTPIATQINTPCAPGGCPELGGFVQSYATRKPAASNLADVMGYYDARTVPTFDFLAKHFTVCDNWFAPLPSGTQANRLMAMAGTSLISDNVQGLSFLPDQPLAYDWLRERGIPWCVYQSGSFFPFFSLMKEWLPEILLSLTLPLNDAGGNFRRYSRFVRDWQGNSILPKVIFIEPEYTDGPHNTANDDHCPTGMAAGQAFIADIYRTLISNPTRWQETLLIVTYDEHGGFFDHVAPLDIAADIAGYSFKTSGLRVPAFLVSPYVTPGGVFSGKLDHTAVLQMLGEKFDSQKQYSVAVSTRNAQLDSLASALNSQPVGQPPPALAGAPLQTAAAAFNSAVQAGVSDTTQAFHNVALQVARDHPQLLSSPQWTGLAEYLSVYGKH; encoded by the coding sequence ATGACTGCTCTGGACCAGATTGACACCATCGTGATCGTCATGATGGAAAACCGTTCCTTCGATCACGCACTCGGCTATCTGAGCCTGAACGGCAGCCAGGTCAACGGCCTTTCCGCAGATCCGGCGTGGCAGGCGAACTTCATCAACGTATACAACGGCAAGCAATATCCCATCCATGCATTGGGTCCGGCCGGGCCTGCCATCTCGGATCCGCCTCACGACCGCACCCCAATCGCCACGCAGATCAACACGCCGTGCGCGCCGGGAGGATGCCCCGAACTCGGCGGATTCGTGCAGAGCTATGCAACCCGTAAACCGGCGGCGTCGAATCTGGCCGACGTGATGGGTTATTACGACGCTCGCACCGTGCCCACCTTCGACTTTCTCGCGAAACACTTCACTGTGTGCGACAACTGGTTTGCTCCATTGCCCTCGGGAACTCAGGCAAATCGCCTGATGGCGATGGCGGGGACCAGCCTCATCAGCGACAACGTGCAAGGGCTGAGCTTTCTGCCCGATCAGCCACTTGCGTACGATTGGCTTCGCGAGCGCGGCATACCCTGGTGCGTCTATCAGTCGGGGAGCTTCTTTCCGTTCTTCAGCCTGATGAAGGAATGGCTGCCGGAAATCCTGCTGTCCTTGACACTGCCGCTCAACGATGCAGGAGGAAACTTCCGGCGGTATTCGAGGTTTGTTCGTGACTGGCAAGGCAACAGCATTCTGCCGAAAGTGATTTTCATCGAACCGGAATATACCGACGGTCCTCATAACACCGCTAACGACGATCATTGTCCAACGGGGATGGCCGCAGGGCAGGCGTTCATTGCGGATATCTACCGGACCTTGATTTCGAATCCGACCAGGTGGCAAGAGACGCTGCTGATCGTGACGTACGACGAGCACGGCGGGTTCTTCGATCATGTGGCGCCTTTGGACATTGCGGCCGACATCGCGGGGTATTCTTTCAAGACCAGCGGTCTGCGCGTGCCGGCTTTTCTGGTGTCGCCGTATGTCACGCCGGGGGGCGTCTTCTCGGGAAAACTCGATCACACAGCGGTGCTGCAGATGCTTGGCGAGAAGTTCGACTCGCAGAAACAGTATTCCGTAGCTGTCAGCACTCGCAACGCGCAGCTCGATTCGCTGGCGAGCGCTTTGAATAGTCAGCCTGTGGGTCAACCTCCGCCTGCGTTGGCGGGTGCGCCGCTACAGACCGCGGCGGCTGCATTCAACAGCGCGGTGCAAGCGGGCGTGTCGGATACGACGCAGGCTTTTCATAATGTCGCGCTGCAGGTGGCAAGGGATCATCCGCAATTGCTGAGCTCGCCGCAGTGGACGGGACTGGCGGAGTATCTTTCTGTGTATGGGAAGCATTGA
- a CDS encoding DeoR/GlpR family DNA-binding transcription regulator produces MLKPDRLRALADALGRQNVMRLRDAAGLLGVSEMTVRRDIAGSPERFTYLGGYIVSATDVPNNAGYSLEEEKDHFAQAKAEASAIAAGLIGNNETLFIDCGTTLTTLARLIPVERHVTVVCYSLNVAEILRRKPNVRMILLGGVYVPSSDSFAGEESLEMLRRMGINKAFISAGGVDAARGVTCWNFHEVALKQAAMASAVERHLVVDQSKFGMVKAVRFSQVDDFDSIITEKGQEHRKRR; encoded by the coding sequence ATGCTGAAACCCGACCGCCTCCGCGCCCTAGCCGATGCACTGGGCCGGCAAAACGTCATGCGCCTGCGCGACGCCGCCGGCCTGCTGGGCGTTTCGGAAATGACTGTGCGGCGCGACATCGCAGGCAGTCCCGAGCGATTCACTTATCTCGGCGGCTATATCGTCAGCGCGACCGACGTCCCCAATAACGCCGGCTACTCGCTCGAAGAAGAGAAAGACCACTTCGCGCAGGCCAAGGCCGAGGCGTCGGCGATCGCGGCGGGACTCATCGGCAACAACGAGACGCTGTTCATCGACTGCGGCACGACGCTCACCACACTGGCCAGGCTGATTCCGGTCGAGCGGCATGTCACGGTGGTGTGCTATTCGCTGAACGTCGCGGAGATTTTGCGGCGCAAACCCAATGTGCGAATGATTCTGCTGGGCGGCGTTTATGTGCCTTCATCAGATTCGTTCGCGGGCGAGGAAAGTCTGGAGATGTTGCGCCGCATGGGCATCAACAAGGCGTTCATTTCAGCCGGCGGCGTGGACGCGGCGCGCGGCGTGACGTGCTGGAATTTTCATGAGGTCGCGCTCAAACAGGCGGCCATGGCGAGCGCGGTCGAGCGGCATCTGGTGGTGGACCAGAGCAAGTTCGGCATGGTGAAAGCCGTGCGTTTCTCGCAAGTGGACGACTTCGACTCCATCATCACCGAGAAAGGCCAGGAGCATCGCAAGCGCCGTTAG
- a CDS encoding ABC transporter permease, with amino-acid sequence MNSRIDSRLNQTMTTPTVVEVAPEVKPPSLRTKLARNPEWFTLALIAVTCLIVGAINPRFFQLATLFDLLHSATTMSLFALGTLVVLASGGIDVSFTAIAALTMYGITKAVFAWWPDAPFALILITGALGGVVLGIVNGLLVHRLKAPSLIVTIGTQYLYRGLLLTFIGTTFFMNIPHSMDRFGRIPLFFYHTADGLRAVLPVSVVALVAAAVVTWWLLNRTMMGRGVYAMGGSLAIAERLGYNLRAIHLFVFGYTGMLAGIAGILHVSNNRLANPFDLVGTELDVIAAVILGGARITGGTGTVAGTLLGVVLVTLINSVLILVGVPSTWQKVIIGAFILIAGTLFALQRKN; translated from the coding sequence ATGAACTCGCGCATCGATTCGCGCCTGAACCAGACCATGACCACCCCGACCGTCGTCGAAGTCGCCCCCGAGGTCAAGCCGCCGAGCTTGCGGACCAAGCTCGCGCGCAATCCCGAATGGTTCACCTTGGCATTGATCGCGGTGACGTGCCTGATTGTCGGTGCGATCAATCCGCGTTTCTTTCAACTGGCGACGCTGTTCGACCTGTTGCATTCCGCGACCACCATGTCGCTGTTCGCGCTAGGCACGCTCGTCGTGCTGGCCTCCGGCGGGATCGACGTGTCCTTCACGGCCATTGCCGCGCTGACGATGTATGGCATCACCAAGGCCGTGTTCGCGTGGTGGCCGGATGCGCCGTTCGCGCTGATCCTGATCACGGGCGCGCTCGGCGGCGTCGTGCTTGGGATTGTGAACGGACTGCTGGTGCATCGGCTGAAGGCGCCTTCGCTGATCGTCACGATCGGCACGCAGTATCTGTATCGCGGACTGCTGCTGACGTTTATCGGCACGACGTTCTTCATGAACATTCCGCACAGCATGGATCGTTTCGGCCGCATTCCGCTGTTTTTCTATCACACCGCTGACGGCTTGCGCGCCGTGCTGCCGGTTTCTGTGGTGGCCTTGGTGGCGGCCGCGGTGGTGACGTGGTGGCTGCTGAATCGCACGATGATGGGACGCGGCGTCTATGCAATGGGCGGCAGTCTCGCGATTGCCGAGCGGCTCGGCTACAACCTGCGCGCGATCCATCTGTTCGTGTTCGGCTATACCGGCATGCTGGCCGGCATCGCGGGCATTCTGCACGTGTCGAACAACCGGCTCGCCAATCCGTTCGACCTGGTGGGCACGGAACTCGATGTGATCGCCGCTGTGATTCTGGGTGGTGCGCGCATTACGGGCGGCACGGGGACGGTGGCCGGCACGTTGCTCGGCGTGGTGCTGGTCACGCTGATCAATAGCGTGCTGATTCTGGTGGGCGTGCCGAGTACGTGGCAGAAGGTGATTATCGGCGCGTTCATTCTGATCGCCGGGACGCTGTTCGCCTTGCAGCGCAAGAACTGA
- a CDS encoding sugar ABC transporter ATP-binding protein → MNQDATSPQSPRQSAQPEASQPFLQVVGVHKRFTGVHALRGVSLSFERGQIYHLLGENGCGKSTLIKIISGAQPPDEGELVIEGVRHARLSALESLAAGIETVYQDLSLLPNMNVAENVALTSELATHQGKLARTFDRRELARTAARALEAVGLPGNAEFQATLIEQLPLATRQLVAIARAIASEAKFVIMDEPTTSLTQKEVDNLIAVLANLRAQGVTVLFVSHKLDECYAIGGEVIVLRDGQKMAQGPIAQFTKAQISELMTGRHLSNERYREGAHEPNIVLEVRGYTRAGQFSDVSFGLHGGEILGITGLLDSGRNELARALAGVAPAQSGQVRLDGKSISLRTPSDAKNHRIGYVPEDRLNEGLFLDKPIRDNVITAMISSLRDRFGQIDRVRAQALAEQTVKDLQIATPGVDKPVQSLSGGNQQRVLIGRWLAIDPRVLILHGPTVGVDVGSKDIIYRIMQRLSQRGIGIILISDDLPELLQNCDRILMMKKGRVASEYQADTLSEADLYHALLSEAA, encoded by the coding sequence ATGAATCAAGACGCAACCTCACCGCAGTCACCACGGCAGTCAGCGCAGCCTGAAGCGTCGCAGCCGTTTTTGCAGGTTGTCGGCGTGCACAAGCGCTTCACCGGCGTGCATGCGCTGCGCGGCGTGAGCCTGTCGTTCGAGCGCGGTCAGATCTATCACCTGCTCGGCGAAAACGGTTGCGGCAAGAGCACGCTCATCAAGATCATTTCCGGCGCGCAGCCGCCCGACGAAGGCGAGCTCGTGATCGAAGGCGTGCGGCATGCGCGGCTCTCCGCGCTCGAATCGCTCGCCGCTGGCATCGAGACTGTCTACCAGGATCTCTCGCTGCTGCCCAATATGAACGTGGCCGAAAATGTCGCGCTCACGTCGGAACTTGCCACGCATCAAGGCAAGCTGGCCCGTACCTTCGACCGGCGCGAACTGGCGCGCACGGCCGCACGCGCGCTCGAAGCGGTCGGCCTGCCCGGCAACGCGGAGTTTCAGGCCACGCTGATCGAACAATTGCCGCTCGCCACGCGGCAACTCGTGGCAATTGCTCGCGCGATCGCGAGCGAGGCGAAGTTCGTCATCATGGACGAACCCACCACGTCGCTCACGCAGAAGGAAGTCGACAATCTGATTGCGGTGTTAGCGAATCTGCGCGCGCAGGGCGTTACCGTGCTGTTCGTCAGCCACAAGCTCGACGAATGCTATGCGATCGGCGGCGAAGTGATCGTGCTGCGCGATGGGCAGAAAATGGCGCAAGGACCGATCGCGCAATTCACCAAGGCGCAGATCAGCGAGCTGATGACAGGGCGGCATCTTTCGAATGAGCGCTATCGCGAAGGCGCACACGAGCCGAACATCGTGCTTGAGGTGCGCGGTTATACGCGCGCCGGCCAGTTTAGCGACGTGTCGTTCGGGCTGCACGGCGGCGAGATACTCGGCATTACCGGTTTGCTCGACTCGGGACGCAACGAACTCGCGCGCGCGCTCGCGGGCGTGGCGCCCGCGCAATCCGGGCAAGTGAGGCTCGACGGCAAGTCGATTTCACTGCGCACGCCCTCGGACGCGAAGAATCACCGCATCGGCTATGTGCCGGAAGACCGCCTGAACGAAGGGCTTTTTCTCGACAAGCCGATTCGCGACAACGTGATCACCGCGATGATCTCCAGCTTGCGCGACCGCTTCGGCCAGATCGACCGCGTCCGCGCGCAGGCGCTTGCGGAGCAGACGGTGAAGGATCTGCAGATCGCCACGCCGGGTGTCGACAAGCCGGTGCAATCGCTGTCGGGCGGCAACCAGCAGCGCGTGCTGATCGGCCGCTGGCTAGCCATCGACCCGCGCGTGCTGATTTTGCATGGACCGACGGTCGGCGTCGACGTCGGCTCGAAGGACATCATTTACCGCATCATGCAGCGCCTCTCGCAACGCGGCATCGGCATCATTCTGATCAGCGACGACTTGCCCGAATTGCTACAGAACTGCGACCGTATCCTGATGATGAAGAAAGGGCGTGTGGCCAGCGAATACCAGGCCGACACGTTGAGCGAAGCCGATCTGTATCACGCGCTGCTTTCGGAAGCCGCATAA
- a CDS encoding autoinducer 2 ABC transporter substrate-binding protein, whose amino-acid sequence MKLTRLGAALAAGALTVGVIAAAQAATNETIVTVVKVTGINWFNRMDDGVKQFAKDNPNINAYQTGPGRADAAQQLKIIEDLIAKKVTAIAVVPYDPPTLEPALKKAMDRGIKVVTHEADNAKNTMVDIEAFDNTAYGAGLNERLASCMHDDGKWAVLVGSLGSRSQVQWADGGIGNAKAKYPKMNLVEPKLETNNDGERAYEVAKEVLRKHPDLKGFQGSSSLDVIGIGRAVEEAGMQGKICVYGTGLPTEAGKFLESGAINGIAFWDPKLAGIAMNKVAQMLVDGKTVENGADLGIPGYTKVTVAKGPGKGIIVRGQGWVNVDKSNYKQYPF is encoded by the coding sequence ATGAAATTGACTCGACTGGGTGCCGCGCTAGCGGCAGGTGCGCTGACGGTAGGCGTGATCGCTGCCGCGCAGGCTGCCACGAACGAAACGATCGTCACGGTCGTCAAGGTGACTGGCATCAACTGGTTCAACCGCATGGACGACGGCGTCAAGCAGTTCGCCAAGGACAACCCCAACATCAACGCGTATCAGACCGGCCCCGGCCGTGCGGACGCGGCGCAGCAACTGAAGATCATCGAAGACCTGATCGCCAAGAAGGTCACGGCCATCGCCGTGGTCCCCTACGATCCGCCGACGCTCGAACCCGCGCTGAAGAAGGCGATGGATCGCGGCATCAAGGTGGTCACGCATGAAGCCGACAACGCGAAGAACACGATGGTCGACATCGAGGCGTTCGACAACACCGCTTACGGCGCCGGTCTGAACGAGCGGCTCGCTTCGTGCATGCACGACGACGGCAAGTGGGCCGTGCTGGTCGGCTCGCTCGGCAGCCGCTCGCAGGTGCAATGGGCGGACGGCGGTATCGGCAACGCCAAGGCCAAGTATCCGAAGATGAACCTCGTCGAGCCGAAGCTCGAAACCAACAACGACGGCGAGCGCGCCTATGAAGTCGCGAAGGAAGTGCTGCGCAAGCATCCGGACCTGAAGGGCTTCCAGGGCTCGTCGTCGCTCGACGTGATCGGCATTGGCCGCGCGGTGGAAGAGGCCGGCATGCAGGGCAAGATCTGCGTCTACGGCACGGGTCTGCCGACAGAAGCCGGCAAGTTCCTCGAAAGCGGCGCGATCAACGGCATCGCGTTCTGGGATCCGAAGCTCGCGGGCATCGCGATGAACAAGGTCGCGCAGATGCTGGTGGACGGCAAGACGGTCGAAAACGGCGCGGACCTCGGCATTCCGGGCTACACGAAGGTGACGGTCGCCAAAGGTCCGGGCAAGGGCATCATCGTGCGCGGGCAGGGCTGGGTGAACGTCGACAAGTCGAACTATAAGCAGTATCCGTTCTGA